From Crassaminicella indica, one genomic window encodes:
- a CDS encoding (2Fe-2S) ferredoxin domain-containing protein: MRSLEELAKIREEALKKVDIRGIREGTRIVVGMATCGISAGARPVLMALLEEVKIRNLKEVVVSQTGCIGVCRLEPIVEVYRPGEEKVTYVSMTPEKAKKIIREHIVNGKVVDEYTIGAAK, translated from the coding sequence ATGAGATCATTAGAGGAATTAGCAAAAATTCGTGAGGAAGCGTTGAAAAAAGTAGATATAAGAGGGATTCGAGAAGGTACAAGAATTGTTGTAGGTATGGCTACTTGCGGTATATCAGCAGGAGCAAGACCAGTACTTATGGCATTGCTTGAAGAAGTAAAAATTAGAAATTTAAAGGAAGTTGTTGTAAGTCAAACAGGATGTATAGGGGTCTGTAGACTTGAGCCGATAGTTGAAGTGTATAGACCTGGAGAAGAAAAAGTCACTTATGTATCAATGACACCTGAAAAAGCAAAGAAAATAATCAGAGAGCATATTGTTAATGGCAAAGTAGTAGATGAATATACTATTGGAGCAGCTAAGTAG
- the uvrC gene encoding excinuclease ABC subunit UvrC — protein sequence MFEIKEQLKKLPENPGVYLMKNESGEIIYVGKAISLKNRIRQYFQSSKNHPPKVRAMVSNIAEFEYILTDSEVEALILEANLIKKHQPKYNVLLRDDKQYPYIKVTLGEKYPRVLKTRKVIKDGARYFGPYINAGAVNQTIEMLKKFYPLRTCNKNLEKTTDRPCLNYHIGRCLGPCSEDINHEDYMKMIDEIILFLSGKHEELVKKIEMKMKEAASRMNFEKAAEYRDQIAAIYSIMEKQKIVSSSETDQDLIAMARGVDNACVMVFFIRGGKLMGREHYMLRASEENARGEINSAFIKQFYAGTAFVPKEILLQDKAEDVKLIEKWLSAKKGSKVTVKIPQRGEKKSLLQLVHKNAIEILEQFREKLIKDRENSEGAIKALGAYLGLKNPPFRIESFDISNIQGVHSVASMVVFENGKPKYSDYRRFKIKTIEGPNDYKSMQEVIYRRFKRGLEEKENLKKKGILDDEGKFSKFPDLILIDGGLGQVNAVLEVLFALGINIPTAGMVKDDKHKTKDLIYERKELNIKKSKQVFQLIGKIQEETHRFAITYHKSLRGKTIVKSVLEEIPGIGKKRRIALLKHFGSIDKIKKASIEELSQVEGMNKKAAQSVKDYFAKNTKYLYENQY from the coding sequence ATGTTTGAGATAAAAGAACAGCTAAAGAAATTACCAGAAAATCCTGGTGTTTATTTGATGAAAAATGAATCAGGAGAAATTATTTATGTTGGAAAGGCCATATCATTAAAGAATAGGATTAGGCAGTATTTTCAATCTTCAAAAAACCACCCACCAAAGGTAAGGGCAATGGTAAGTAATATCGCTGAATTTGAATATATTTTAACAGATTCTGAGGTAGAGGCATTAATACTTGAGGCAAATCTTATAAAAAAACATCAACCAAAGTATAATGTACTCCTTAGAGATGACAAGCAGTACCCTTATATAAAGGTTACATTAGGAGAAAAATATCCACGAGTACTAAAAACAAGAAAAGTTATAAAGGATGGGGCTAGATATTTTGGTCCTTATATCAATGCAGGGGCAGTAAATCAAACCATTGAAATGCTAAAAAAATTTTATCCCTTGAGAACCTGCAACAAAAATCTTGAAAAAACTACAGACAGACCATGCCTTAATTATCATATTGGCAGATGTTTAGGACCTTGCAGTGAAGACATAAATCATGAAGATTATATGAAAATGATTGATGAAATTATTTTATTCTTGAGTGGAAAGCATGAGGAATTAGTGAAGAAGATAGAAATGAAAATGAAGGAAGCAGCAAGTAGAATGAATTTTGAAAAGGCAGCGGAATATCGAGATCAAATTGCCGCTATTTATAGTATTATGGAAAAACAAAAAATAGTTTCATCATCAGAAACCGATCAGGATTTGATAGCTATGGCAAGAGGGGTTGACAATGCTTGTGTGATGGTTTTTTTTATAAGAGGTGGAAAACTTATGGGAAGAGAGCATTATATGTTAAGAGCATCTGAAGAAAATGCAAGGGGAGAGATAAACAGTGCATTTATTAAGCAATTTTATGCTGGAACAGCATTTGTACCAAAGGAAATTTTACTTCAAGATAAAGCAGAAGATGTAAAGCTCATTGAAAAATGGCTTTCTGCTAAGAAGGGATCAAAGGTAACAGTAAAAATTCCTCAAAGGGGAGAGAAAAAAAGCTTACTTCAGCTTGTTCATAAAAATGCTATAGAGATATTAGAACAATTTAGAGAAAAACTAATAAAGGATCGAGAAAATAGTGAAGGAGCAATAAAAGCATTAGGAGCATATTTAGGGTTGAAAAATCCACCTTTTAGAATAGAAAGCTTTGACATTTCAAATATACAGGGAGTTCATTCAGTTGCTTCTATGGTTGTATTTGAAAATGGAAAACCAAAATATAGTGATTATCGGAGATTCAAGATTAAAACTATAGAAGGACCAAATGATTATAAGAGTATGCAGGAGGTTATTTATAGAAGATTTAAAAGAGGCTTAGAAGAAAAAGAGAATTTAAAGAAAAAAGGAATTTTAGATGATGAAGGAAAGTTTTCTAAATTTCCAGATCTTATACTAATAGATGGAGGCTTAGGTCAAGTAAATGCAGTATTAGAGGTTTTATTTGCATTAGGGATTAATATTCCTACAGCAGGAATGGTAAAGGATGATAAGCATAAAACAAAGGATTTGATTTATGAAAGGAAGGAACTAAATATAAAAAAAAGCAAACAGGTATTTCAATTGATTGGAAAAATACAAGAAGAGACTCATCGATTTGCTATTACATATCATAAAAGCTTAAGAGGAAAAACTATCGTAAAGTCTGTATTAGAGGAAATACCGGGCATTGGAAAAAAGAGAAGGATTGCATTATTAAAGCATTTTGGTTCTATAGATAAAATAAAAAAAGCTTCCATAGAAGAATTGAGTCAAGTAGAAGGAATGAATAAAAAAGCAGCACAGTCGGTAAAAGATTATTTTGCTAAGAATACAAAATATCTATACGAAAATCAATATTAA
- a CDS encoding complex I 24 kDa subunit family protein, whose protein sequence is MAKNVFTEENFAKLEEIIQKYKDTKGALIPVLNDAQKLFGCLPLEVQKKISKGLNIPMAEIYGVVTFYAQFSLEPKGEYTIGVCLGTACYVKGAQKIIDRIKKEINVEVGKTSPDGKFTLEATRCIGACGLAPVMTINEDVYGRLVEGDIPGILEKY, encoded by the coding sequence GTGGCAAAGAATGTTTTTACTGAAGAAAATTTTGCGAAGCTAGAAGAAATAATTCAAAAATACAAAGATACAAAAGGTGCATTGATACCTGTATTAAATGATGCACAAAAATTATTTGGCTGTTTGCCGTTGGAAGTACAAAAGAAAATTTCTAAAGGTTTAAATATCCCTATGGCAGAAATTTATGGGGTTGTTACATTTTATGCACAATTTTCATTAGAGCCAAAGGGAGAGTATACAATTGGTGTATGCTTAGGTACAGCATGCTATGTGAAGGGGGCACAAAAAATCATTGATAGAATTAAGAAAGAAATAAATGTTGAAGTTGGAAAAACATCACCAGATGGTAAATTTACGCTAGAAGCAACAAGATGTATTGGGGCTTGTGGATTGGCTCCTGTTATGACGATAAATGAAGATGTATATGGAAGATTAGTTGAAGGTGATATACCTGGGATTTTAGAAAAATATTAA
- a CDS encoding CapA family protein, with the protein MHNLLKKTFILFIICILTTSIAFAEEQSKTMKANLKDKTKERNYALNLYYEKELLIPIWLLTESIPYTIQYNNISLKKSEKTANVRIASVGDIMCHNTQYISAYKNGTYDFSSCFNPIKPYIESADLAIGNLETTFSGAKKKYSGYPTFNTPEQLGVTLKEIGFDVITTANNHSLDRRNYGIIHTLDILDQLGLKHTGTFRNKEERNILLIENIKGIKIALISYTYGTNGIPIPKENPAAVNIINKEKMLQDIHKAKEQNVDLIIFSLHFGQEYKRKQNKSQEELVDFLFKHGVDIILGGHPHVIQPAKIKEVTTIDGEKKKCFVIYSQGNFVSDQRKRYTDSGLITILDITKNFKTNKTEIANVSFVPTWVDKSYTKNGLDYRILPIKKSIRDYEQKKDLLLNRKDYQRLQKALLETQKQIF; encoded by the coding sequence ATGCATAATCTATTAAAAAAAACATTTATTCTTTTTATCATATGTATTCTTACAACATCTATAGCTTTTGCAGAAGAACAATCTAAAACCATGAAAGCTAATTTAAAAGACAAAACTAAAGAGAGAAACTATGCACTAAATCTATATTATGAAAAAGAATTATTGATTCCTATATGGCTTTTAACTGAATCTATTCCTTATACAATCCAATATAATAATATATCTTTAAAAAAATCTGAAAAAACTGCTAATGTAAGAATTGCTTCAGTAGGAGATATTATGTGCCATAATACTCAATACATATCTGCTTATAAAAATGGTACATATGATTTTTCATCTTGTTTTAATCCTATCAAGCCATATATAGAATCAGCTGATTTAGCCATTGGGAATTTAGAAACTACCTTTTCAGGTGCAAAAAAGAAATATAGTGGCTATCCAACCTTTAATACTCCAGAACAACTAGGGGTTACCCTTAAGGAGATTGGCTTTGATGTAATCACAACAGCAAACAATCATTCTCTTGATAGAAGAAATTATGGAATCATACATACTCTAGATATATTAGATCAGCTTGGCTTAAAGCATACAGGAACCTTTAGAAATAAAGAAGAAAGGAATATTCTCTTAATAGAAAATATAAAAGGTATTAAAATAGCTTTGATAAGCTATACTTATGGAACCAATGGTATTCCTATCCCAAAAGAAAATCCTGCTGCTGTCAATATTATAAATAAAGAGAAAATGCTTCAGGATATTCATAAAGCAAAAGAACAAAATGTTGATTTAATCATTTTTAGTCTTCATTTTGGTCAAGAATATAAAAGAAAACAAAATAAATCTCAAGAAGAATTAGTAGACTTTTTATTTAAGCACGGAGTAGATATTATTTTAGGAGGTCATCCTCATGTGATTCAACCAGCCAAAATTAAAGAAGTTACAACTATAGATGGGGAAAAAAAGAAATGCTTTGTCATTTATTCTCAAGGAAATTTTGTATCAGACCAAAGAAAAAGATATACGGATAGTGGATTAATTACAATTTTAGATATTACAAAAAATTTCAAAACAAATAAAACAGAGATTGCAAATGTTTCATTTGTTCCTACTTGGGTAGATAAATCCTATACCAAAAATGGATTAGATTACAGAATTTTACCTATAAAAAAATCTATTCGAGATTATGAACAGAAAAAGGATCTATTACTAAATCGTAAAGATTATCAAAGGTTACAAAAGGCTTTATTAGAAACACAAAAACAAATATTTTAA
- the nuoF gene encoding NADH-quinone oxidoreductase subunit NuoF — MEIYRAHVLICGGTGCTSSGSQTLIDTFNEELKKYNLTNEVKLVKTGCFGLCEAGPIVIVYPEGAFYSHVKVEDVKRITEEHLLKGRIVKDLLFKEAIKEDKVRSINEVDFYKKQKRVALRNCGVINPEDIREYIAFDGYKALGKALTEMTREEVIDTIKKSGLRGRGGGGFPTGLKWEFTYKAEGDQKYVACNADEGDPGAFMDRSILEGDPHAVVEAMAIAGYAVGANQGYVYVRAEYPIAVNRLQIAIDEAREYGLLGKDIFGTGFDFDLEIRLGAGAFVCGEETALLNSIEGKRGMPRPRPPFPAVKGLWQKPTLLNNVETYANIPQIILNGAEWFSSMGTEKSKGTKVFALGGKINNTGLVEIPMGTTLREVIYEIGGGIPNGKKFKAVQTGGPSGGCITAEHLDTPIDYDNLIALGSMMGSGGMIVMDEDNCMVDIARFFLDFTVDESCGKCPPCRIGTKRMLEILDKITKGKGELEDIDKLEKLAANIKASALCGLGQTAPNPVLSTLKYFRDEYIAHVKEKRCPAGVCQGLLSYTVDTDLCKKCGICASKCPVNCIEGVKGKEVYKIDKDKCIKCGACMEACPFKAISKK, encoded by the coding sequence ATGGAAATTTATAGAGCGCATGTCCTAATTTGTGGAGGTACAGGATGTACTTCTTCAGGTTCTCAAACGCTAATAGATACTTTTAATGAAGAATTAAAAAAGTACAATTTAACCAACGAGGTGAAGCTAGTTAAAACAGGATGCTTTGGATTATGTGAAGCAGGTCCTATTGTAATAGTTTATCCAGAGGGTGCTTTTTATAGTCATGTAAAAGTAGAAGATGTGAAAAGAATTACAGAAGAACACCTTTTAAAGGGAAGAATAGTAAAAGATTTATTATTCAAAGAAGCGATTAAAGAAGACAAGGTACGTTCAATCAATGAAGTTGATTTTTATAAAAAGCAAAAAAGAGTTGCACTGAGAAATTGTGGGGTAATTAATCCTGAGGATATTAGAGAATACATTGCTTTTGATGGATATAAAGCATTAGGTAAAGCCCTTACAGAAATGACTAGAGAAGAAGTAATCGATACCATAAAAAAATCAGGTTTAAGAGGTCGTGGTGGTGGTGGTTTTCCAACAGGGCTAAAGTGGGAGTTCACATATAAAGCAGAAGGGGATCAAAAATATGTAGCATGTAATGCAGATGAAGGAGATCCAGGAGCATTTATGGATAGATCTATTCTTGAAGGAGATCCACATGCTGTTGTGGAAGCTATGGCTATTGCTGGATATGCAGTAGGTGCAAATCAAGGATATGTATATGTAAGAGCAGAGTATCCAATTGCTGTTAATAGACTTCAAATTGCTATTGATGAGGCACGCGAATATGGATTATTAGGAAAAGATATATTTGGAACAGGCTTTGACTTTGATTTGGAAATAAGACTTGGTGCTGGTGCTTTTGTTTGTGGAGAAGAAACAGCCCTTCTTAATTCTATAGAAGGTAAACGTGGTATGCCAAGACCTAGACCACCTTTTCCAGCAGTAAAAGGCTTATGGCAAAAGCCAACTCTATTAAATAACGTAGAAACTTATGCAAATATTCCTCAGATTATTCTAAATGGTGCAGAGTGGTTCTCTAGCATGGGAACGGAAAAATCAAAAGGAACTAAGGTGTTTGCGTTAGGTGGAAAGATTAATAATACAGGGCTTGTGGAAATTCCTATGGGAACAACTCTAAGAGAAGTAATATATGAAATTGGTGGAGGTATTCCAAACGGCAAGAAGTTTAAAGCTGTACAAACAGGTGGACCATCTGGTGGATGTATTACTGCTGAACACTTGGATACTCCAATTGATTATGATAACTTAATTGCACTTGGATCTATGATGGGTTCTGGTGGTATGATTGTTATGGATGAAGATAACTGTATGGTCGATATTGCAAGATTTTTCCTTGACTTTACAGTGGATGAGTCTTGTGGTAAATGTCCACCATGTAGAATTGGTACAAAGAGAATGTTGGAGATCTTAGATAAGATTACAAAAGGTAAGGGTGAACTAGAAGATATTGATAAATTAGAAAAATTAGCTGCAAATATTAAAGCTTCTGCCCTTTGTGGACTAGGTCAGACTGCTCCAAATCCAGTATTATCAACATTAAAATATTTTAGAGATGAATATATTGCCCATGTAAAGGAAAAAAGGTGTCCGGCTGGCGTATGTCAAGGCTTGTTATCTTATACAGTAGATACAGATTTATGTAAAAAATGTGGTATTTGTGCAAGCAAATGTCCTGTAAATTGTATAGAAGGAGTAAAAGGGAAGGAAGTTTATAAAATAGATAAGGATAAGTGTATTAAGTGTGGTGCTTGTATGGAAGCTTGTCCATTTAAAGCGATTAGTAAGAAGTAA
- a CDS encoding NADH-dependent [FeFe] hydrogenase, group A6 produces the protein MDKVTLTIDNIKVEVPKDYTILEAAKTVGIDIPTLCYLKDVNEVGACRVCLVEIEGARALQASCVHPVAEGMVVRTNSKKVRDARKSNVELILSNHNRECLTCDRNNKCELQSLAEQLGIREIPFEGKKIEAAIDDKSYSIVRDPSKCILCGRCVSTCRNVQKIGILDFVNRGFDTQVAPAFDKSMADSPCIYCGQCIVACPVAALREKDDIERVWDAIDNKDVHVVVQTAPAVRAALGELFGLPIGTRVTGKMVASLKRLGFDKVYDTDFAADLTIMEEGHELLDRIQNGGKLPMITSCSPGWIRYCEFNYPEFIENLSTCKSPQQMMGAIIKSYYAKKNNIDPQNIFVVSIMPCTSKKTEVQRPEMHVDGIKDVDAVLTTRELGKMIKQARIKFLELEDEAYDQDLLGEYTGAGVIFGVTGGVMEAALRTVAEVLEGKSFDELEYEAVRGIEGIKEAVLTLGGKEIKIAVAHGTANAKKLLDMVKAGEKEYHFIEIMGCSGGCVCGGGQPHVDAKTLMDIDVRVERAKALYEEDEMLSIRKSHENPQIKKLYDEFLGKPNSHKAHELLHTYYTKREQFPTADGCSCDCNIAQ, from the coding sequence GTGGATAAAGTTACTTTAACCATTGATAATATAAAAGTTGAAGTACCAAAGGATTATACAATTCTAGAGGCTGCTAAGACTGTTGGAATAGATATTCCTACTTTGTGCTATTTAAAAGATGTAAATGAAGTAGGGGCTTGTCGTGTGTGCTTAGTGGAAATAGAAGGAGCAAGAGCTTTGCAAGCATCTTGTGTACATCCTGTTGCAGAAGGGATGGTAGTAAGAACAAATTCTAAAAAAGTTAGAGATGCTAGAAAGTCTAATGTAGAATTGATTCTTTCTAATCACAATAGAGAATGTTTAACTTGTGATCGAAATAACAAATGTGAGCTTCAAAGCTTAGCAGAGCAATTAGGGATTAGAGAGATTCCTTTTGAAGGGAAGAAAATCGAGGCAGCTATTGATGATAAGTCTTATTCTATCGTAAGAGATCCAAGTAAATGTATTTTATGCGGTAGATGTGTAAGTACTTGTAGAAATGTACAAAAAATAGGAATTCTTGATTTTGTAAACAGAGGTTTTGATACACAGGTAGCACCTGCCTTTGATAAAAGTATGGCAGACTCCCCTTGTATTTACTGTGGACAATGTATTGTTGCCTGTCCAGTAGCTGCGTTAAGAGAAAAGGATGATATTGAAAGAGTATGGGATGCGATTGATAACAAAGATGTACACGTTGTGGTACAAACAGCTCCAGCTGTAAGAGCAGCTTTAGGAGAGTTATTTGGATTACCGATTGGTACAAGAGTAACTGGTAAAATGGTTGCTTCGCTTAAGCGTCTTGGCTTTGACAAAGTATATGATACAGACTTTGCAGCGGATTTAACTATTATGGAAGAAGGTCATGAATTATTAGATAGAATTCAAAATGGTGGGAAATTACCTATGATTACTTCTTGTTCTCCAGGATGGATTCGTTATTGTGAATTTAATTATCCTGAGTTTATAGAAAATCTATCAACTTGTAAATCCCCACAACAAATGATGGGTGCAATAATTAAATCTTATTATGCAAAGAAAAATAATATAGATCCCCAAAATATATTTGTAGTTTCAATTATGCCGTGTACTTCTAAAAAGACAGAAGTACAAAGACCTGAAATGCATGTAGATGGCATAAAAGATGTAGATGCAGTGTTAACTACAAGAGAATTAGGTAAGATGATCAAACAAGCAAGAATCAAGTTTTTAGAGCTAGAGGATGAAGCGTATGATCAAGATTTATTAGGTGAATATACAGGTGCAGGTGTTATATTTGGTGTTACTGGTGGAGTTATGGAAGCAGCACTAAGAACTGTTGCAGAAGTATTAGAAGGAAAATCCTTTGATGAGCTTGAATATGAAGCCGTAAGAGGTATTGAAGGAATAAAGGAGGCAGTACTAACACTTGGAGGCAAAGAAATAAAGATTGCTGTTGCTCATGGTACAGCTAATGCTAAGAAACTGCTAGATATGGTAAAGGCTGGAGAAAAAGAATATCATTTTATTGAAATTATGGGATGCAGTGGTGGATGTGTATGTGGTGGAGGTCAGCCACATGTAGATGCAAAGACTTTAATGGATATAGATGTAAGGGTCGAAAGAGCAAAAGCATTATATGAAGAAGATGAAATGCTTTCAATCAGAAAATCTCATGAGAATCCACAAATTAAAAAGCTTTATGATGAATTTTTAGGTAAACCAAATAGTCATAAAGCACATGAATTATTACACACATATTATACAAAGAGAGAACAATTTCCTACTGCTGATGGATGTAGCTGCGATTGTAATATTGCTCAATAA
- the hprK gene encoding HPr(Ser) kinase/phosphatase, with protein sequence MAFVTIDELIKDLQLEVIYRPEKEEINIRETDINRPGLQLAGFYKYFAYERVQVVGKVEWTYFDSICKEVRKKRAEKLFSHPVPCVVIARDLGIHNECLEAAEKFGRPLLRTKISTTKFISQLTNYLEDKLAPVITRHGVLVDVYGIGILIMGESGIGKSETALELIKRGHRLVADDAVEIKKKDNDSLEGSAPEVIRHFMELRGIGILDIQHLYGVGAVRDKKKIELVIEMENWSPDKQYDRLGMDEEFIEILGVNVYKITIPIKPGRNLAMIIEAAARNHRQKRMGYNAAEILNNRLIKNAMK encoded by the coding sequence ATGGCTTTTGTAACTATTGATGAATTGATAAAAGATTTACAACTAGAGGTAATTTATAGACCAGAAAAGGAAGAAATAAATATTAGGGAAACTGATATAAATAGGCCTGGGCTTCAATTAGCAGGATTTTATAAATATTTTGCTTATGAAAGAGTTCAAGTAGTAGGAAAAGTAGAATGGACGTATTTTGACAGTATTTGTAAGGAAGTTAGAAAAAAAAGAGCAGAAAAATTATTCTCTCATCCAGTACCATGTGTAGTGATTGCAAGAGATTTAGGAATACATAATGAATGCTTAGAGGCAGCTGAAAAATTTGGACGTCCACTGCTTAGAACAAAAATAAGCACTACAAAATTTATCAGTCAGCTGACAAACTATTTAGAGGATAAGCTAGCACCTGTTATTACAAGACATGGAGTATTGGTAGATGTGTACGGTATTGGGATACTTATTATGGGTGAAAGTGGTATTGGAAAAAGCGAAACAGCACTAGAATTAATTAAAAGAGGACATAGATTGGTAGCAGATGATGCTGTAGAAATCAAGAAGAAAGATAATGATAGCTTAGAGGGAAGTGCTCCAGAAGTGATTAGACATTTTATGGAGCTTAGAGGAATTGGCATATTAGATATTCAACACCTATATGGTGTAGGAGCTGTAAGAGATAAAAAGAAGATTGAGTTGGTCATTGAAATGGAAAATTGGAGTCCAGATAAGCAATATGATCGATTGGGAATGGATGAGGAATTTATAGAGATTCTTGGAGTGAATGTTTATAAAATAACTATTCCAATAAAACCAGGAAGAAATTTAGCTATGATTATAGAAGCAGCAGCTAGAAATCATAGACAGAAGAGAATGGGATATAATGCGGCAGAAATATTGAATAATCGATTGATAAAGAATGCAATGAAATAA